The Jaculus jaculus isolate mJacJac1 chromosome 3, mJacJac1.mat.Y.cur, whole genome shotgun sequence genome includes the window attccaggtcagcaaggctagagcaagaccctaccttgaaaaaacaaaaaaagaaaaagaaaaagaaagaaagaaatgggttcTCCAtccaggcaaaaaaataaaaaccttctttGAGAACACTGTTCATACTACACGGTTTCGGAATATTAAGTACCCAGAAAGCGAGCAGTGTGATTGACTCTCCTTAATttgattttaaagtaaatattttttcttctgtcttttgtcAGCCATATCACTACATAGAAAAAGCATATTCTTGCTTTAAATCACTAAGTGGAGCCTCACACCTAACCAGGGGGATTAGACTCAATGTCCAGGCTGAAGTGGAAAAGGACATATCTTATGTTtgcatgatatgcagagaaagTTGATTTCTGTAAACTGTAACAGAAGTATGTTTAGTttcaaatgaaatcataaaggTGGAGCCCAGAAAATCTAGTGTGTGTACAATACTTAAGAGATTTATTCGGTGCACTAAAATTTCAATAGTATTACTCTCATTCATTGAATATATTATGAAAGTTAAGGGAAAAAAGTTAATTAGAAATTTATATATAAGATTAAACATCTATTTTACTCTCATATGTATGTCACTtcataagcaaaaacaaaattgcacatacatgcacatgctagTATGAAGTctgtaaaatcttaaaaatatattttaagatatatttgtttttgaaatttgaGTAGGATGATTCATTCCATGTGTTAGAAAAAAGAGTTGATTATAAAATTCTTTTCTGTTCCCCAAACTTCTATATCTATCTTAATAAACTTCAACACTATGTCTCATAACTACCCATTACCTTCTCTCTCCACTTTCCTAAATCGAATTGCTAAAGTCTTTTTGTCAAGCTCTTCTCATCTAATGATCTTTCTAGTATTTTCTTATTGCCCTCAAATTTCCTTTATTCACAATactcaaatgataataaaatgtcAGTGAAATTGTGTTGCTCTGTTCAGTAGCTTTCTTTTATTGCTCATCCCCCTGAGATTTCCTCTTAGAAAAGTTTTgccctgatttttttaatgtataatttttcttgacaacttctatacttacagacaataaaccatgataattccttcccctcccccctttcccttcacaactctactctccatcatatcccctccctcttcctattaccctctctctctcttttactttgatgtcattgtcttgtcctcctattatgagggtcttgtaaatgtattgctaggcactgcaaggtcgtggatatcaaggccaatttctgtctggacaatggcattgtaagcagtcctaaccttcctttggctcttacattcttttcaccatctcTTCCTCAGTGGGTCCTGAGCcctggggggggtgggggctagagatgtttcagtgccgagcactcctccttcacttctcagcactatgttgccttttgggtcatcccagtggtcaccaccatttgaaaagagaactttctctaaccaaaagtgaaagtagtgtTAGTATATGAATATGCACATTAAGTACAgcgcttacagggcagtttggtgaacataatatatgcattttaccCAATAGTTATTAatgcattttcatatatattctgAAACAATACTTCCTCAAAAAAAGTCCTTCTTTCCCCTCAAAACGGAATATGCCCAGTTTTGAGTCCCATGGTCCCAAAGGAtttcttgtttaaattttatgaaaaataacaaggtttattttaaatttatatctatttgatttttgaaacAAATTACTTGAAATAAATGACTGGGGTGAGGCTTTGCCTTTATTGTATAATTGCTGCATCCCACAGCATCTGTGCCCCAGCAATGCCCAATAATGAATCTCTGTGCTACTTCTATGAAATGGGTATGTGAAGACTGAAATAATCTGTATCCTTTCTCCAAACAAACCTGTGTTatgacaaggaaaaaatattagGCAAAAGtgtcagaaatgaaaaaataaacttgGAATCAGAAAGGACCTCATATGTATGACTCCAGGatccaagaaaaaaattaacaagataatTTACAGAggaacttttaaatatatatatagaaagactaaaagaaaactgaaaagtaTTTAGAATTTCAATAGAGCAATGGAGACACTAGataataaataccaaaaaattaaaaaggatgaAGTAGTAAAAGATTTGAtcataaaaatatctaaattgAGATTTGTTTATGAAGGCCAAGAGAGAAGCTGATGACTGGGTGCAAAAGACAAGAGAAATATATGCTACTGTTCTGTAGCCAATATGATACGATACTAAACAATAGCTTATTTCATGTATAAAGTAATTATAAGAGAAATTTTTGAATGATCCCAATACAAGCAAGTGATAAAATTTAagatgacaagggctggagagatggcttagtggttaaacacttgcctgtgaagcctaaggacctcggttcaaggcttgattcctcaggactcgtgttagccagatgcacaagggggcgcacgcttctggagtttgtttgcagtggctggaggccttggcacacccattctctctctccctctctctctctttctctgtctatcactcccaaataaacaaataaaaataaacaaaaaatttacgaTGACAAATATGCTGTTCGTATGCATTCTCTGCATGTGTTATACATACGCCCATCAAAATACTGTACTGCAACACCTAAATTCATACAATAATTACATAACAATAAAAAGTAGACATATAAAACTACATTTTCAGTCTGAATCTCATTTACAGATATGACATAAATATTTCTAttcaaattttagaaaaaaacttagacataaaataataaacagtTCCAAAAGAGGTAAATTAAAATGaatgggttttttggttttcatttttcctttttagatttttaaaaatttattttcaagcagggagaAAGATTAAGTGATAAAATGAGAATGATAAGGGGCACATCGTAGCCTCTTGCTGTGTAAACGATTCTAGCTGCAGGTACCATTTTGCGCATCAGGCtttaggtcctggagaattgaacctgggcttgttGGCTTTGCCAGTAATGCCTTATTAGCTGAACCATATGCCCTGCCCCTGTTTTCGATTTTTAATAATTCCAAAAGATTTTTGACTGACTAAGGCAAAACTCATAATATTATCTTTGGTGGTGTTACATCTGCATCTCAGGGAAGAAAGAACATGAAATATTCTCTTTAAAGGTTCTTATGATTCCTGAAGGAAAAATCATACTATTGGGAGATAAGCTGGTAGATTCTAGGGGAGAGCTAGAAATATTAGAAAACTTTTTTAGAAGTCATAAGCCAATAGAGGTGGTAAAATGGAAAGATAACCGTTTGGAAGCATGGACACGAGAAAACCAGGATACTTTGAGGAGCTAGTGGAGAGTGTGGTTCAACGCGGACTGTGGGAGCGTGGTGAGCATGGGATGGTAAGAGAGGAGGGACGGTGGCATTACGGGACTTGGTTATGAAGAACTTTATAAAGTCAATGAGGGGGGATATTTGGGgaaatttatgttctttttttaaaatttttatgctaAGTAATGAGTTTCATTGCAgcattttcaaagaacaagcacaaagaaaaaaattaagaagctcATGAAACTAACTAATTAAAGAACAGCAATTAAAGAACACAGGGAGacttgaccacacacacacacacacacacacacacactatttaaatcatttcaaaagaaaaacccCGTTGTGAAATACAGTCATTTTGAAACACAGTGGAAACTAATGACATTCAATCTACATATTTTAACTGATCTTTATATGACCACCAAATGTATTAGCAAATACATTCTTAATGCAGGCTGGAGTTCACCCACCCAGACAGAATACAACTTGTCTTCTGAAAAGGTCCTTCATTTCTTGCAAACACATGCTCTGAATTGGCATGTCTTCTTTGCTCACTGGCTTATCTGTTTTTCACATCCACAATCAGTGGTATTTCACTTCcctagtctttctctctctgctcttgaTAGATGACAGATGCAAAGGTACACAgtagatagatgatgatagatatgTGATATGTAGATTTTATGTCTATGTAATATCTTACTTTTCAGTTGAATTGATATGTTAAAAATTTCAGATAGCTTatcattttatgaaaaataatgttCTAATGCTGGAAAAGTGATAATTGCATTCAAAATTGAGGCCTCCAATTACACAAGATGCTAGAAATCTCCAGTATCTCACCATTCTGAAGTAGTGGCTCAAGCCACGCTGTACACAGAAAATAGGCGAATGATGCTTCTCTGGATCTGCTTGGTCTTGATGCTATAGATAATGGGGTTCATCAgtggagggaagagaaagtacACGTAGCTCATAGTAATATGGACCCCATGTGGGGAGTGTTTTCCAAACCTGTGGATGAAGGTCAGGCCTATCACAGTGATGTAAAACACCAAGACACAGCTAATGTGGGAGGCACAAGTGTTGAGGGCCTTCGCTCGCTCCTCGCCAGAGGCAATGCCCATAACCGTCTTGAGAATCAGGACGTAAGAAAAGACAATGATCAGAGCATCTAAGAAGAAAGTTAAGGCAACCAGAACAACTGGGTACAAGCGGTTAAGTGTGATATCAGCACAGGCGAGCTTCATGACATCCTggtggaggcagaaggcatgCGAAAGGACATGGGATCGGCAGTATGGGAACCAAAAGAGAGGCACGATTGGGGGAATAAGAGATAAAAAGCCTCTCAGTGCCACGCCAAGACCTATTTTTATCACCCTGGAATTCGTAAGGACAGAGTTGTATCTCAGAGGCGCGCAAATGGCAATAAAACGATCATAGGACATGGCCAGCAAGACCCCCGATTCTACAATGGAAAGGGAATGAATGATGTAGGCCTGTATGAAGCAGGCCCCAGGTCGGATCTCTCTGTGATTCACCCACAAGACCCCCATTACAGTAGGCATTGTGGTCAGCGTGACTGTGAGGTCTGTGCCCGCCAGCATGGCAAGGAAATAGTACATGGGTCCATGGAGGTGGTGGTCATCCTTGATGAGGTAGAGCAGTGTGCCGTTTCCCAGAAGCACAGAGACGTAGATGACAAAGAAGGGGATGGAGACCCAGTGATGAGAGGCCTCCAGCCCCGGGAAGCCAGTCAGCAGGAAGGGAGCAGCACTGCCATTGGGCCACATAGTGTGCCCACAGTGGAGGAGAGACTTTGGGAAACGATGAAACTCAAAACCCACTTACTATGTTGTTGATCATGCATTCCCTCAGCATAGAATTATTTCACAGTGGCCTCGATCACAATACTCACTCTTAGAAAAAAACTATTTCACATGCATTAAAAATACATCATTTTAAAACATCATGCCCTAATGTTGTGTgtatgctagaaaaaaaaaagcttgaatggttaaaaaaaaataacaaaattatataCAGCTTGACTGCTATTTAATTTGGCCGCAGTTGTTTTGCTGTATTTagatctgaattttattttacatttcacaGTCATAAATAAGACATGGTGATTTTAGGAAAGAACACTGAGTTGATTGCTGCAAACGAATCCCTATGTTTTTGAGAATTCAGACCAAAGCCATGAGCTCTCTATGGAGATAAAGAGACAAGATCAGAGACTCAAACATTTAGTCTAAAAGCATTTACATTCTTCATCCACAAGTCCCATATTAGACTGCAAACCTGTCTTGACACACttgctaaaataaaaattatctgaCTACCCCAAGTGGACTATATCTTTCTATGAAGACttctggaatttttttatttttttaactacatTTCACTGCAAATAGAAGTCTTCCCTTGTTTCTGTCCCTGGCTCACCAGTTGCATAGGCTTGTTGCAGGATGAGAACACTTTCCTGACCAATCCAGACATTGTTCTTTTCTCCCCGAGACTGTTCAAGAGGCCAGGTGGGAAGGTTATGTATGTAGAAATCACCTCCCCAGAGTCTTATCTTTCCGGACCCTCAGGGGACCCTTGTATCTCCTTGCCTTTCTCCTCCAGGCTACTCAGCCAGTTATCCTCAGACTTCAGACATTTCTCTAGGGTGGGTGAGGAAAACTAAAATCTCCTGTGTCAGCTGGCGTAGGTGATCCCCCAAGATCCTCAGTGTCAGGATTTAGTAATCCCATGCATTTCCTTCCCATCTTCTTTAGCAAAGGCCAGAAGGATGCGAGCTGTGCTTAGGAGCCCTTGCGCCTTTGTTGGTTCAATGGTTTTGGATTCCCTTAGCATTTAGTCTTGCCTGTTTCTTTGATAAGCAGTGGAATGCTACATAAGCATCCCATTGAATTCATTAATAGACCTAAGAATTTAGGAcatcttatatatttttaataccaCTATGAGTATGTTCACATATCTGCCCATTTTATGCCAAGTTCAGAGTGATGAACTTGTTTGTTTCAGTGGGTGCTAGACAAAAAAAACATGTACCATAAATTTACACAGTACTGTCATTGCTGTTCATATGTAGTGTGTTCCTCCAAACATGTTAGgcatgtatgaaaattaagatACAAAGAGaggaaacagccaggcatggtggcatatgcctttaatcccagcactcaggaggcagaggtaggaggattgtcatgagttcaaggccaccctgacactacatagtgaattccagcttagcctgagctaaaatgagatcctagttcaaaagaagaagaagaagaaggaatgaaagaaagaaaagagagaggaaacagagaaTTAAATCACTAGGGTTTCTGATTTTGTAGAAAATACTGTTTTAGGATAATTAAGTGAGAAAACTGGAAGGACTGTGAACACTTccaaaaatgacataaaattctTTATAGTATCATTAGCATACATTTCATCTTATGGCATACATAGTTGTACAATTAATATACTACTTCTTGATTATTGTTTCTCCTCAACTATGTGACTATGAGCACTGGTAAATAGTCAATTGTCTGCATAGTTAATGATAATATTAGTAAAAGTGAACAAATACGTGTATAGATAAACACTGGTACAGGACACAGtgaaattatcagaaaaaaacCTTCACAAGTTGCATGTTGTCCCTTCTCAATTACAGGTGAGATAACCAGGGCCCAATAACTGAAGTTTGTTTAAAATCaccaacactgggctggagagatggcttagcagttaaggtgtttgcctgtgaagacaaaggacttaggttcaacgccccaggacccacgtaagtcagatgtacaaagtggtgcatgcatctggaatttgtttgcactggctggaggccctgacatgctcattctctatctgcccccactctctctctctctctcaaataaatagatgaaaaaataaaaaaatattaaaatcaccaACATTTTAGGTAGAGGCAGGGATACAGCCACAGCTGTTCTGTCAAAGTTAAAATTCTTTGTTCCATACTGTGTGACACTTGGTAAACAACTTCCTTTTATTAGAAATTAGTAAAAGTAAAACATAAGGAATCATAAAGGCTGAAGTTTTAGCCTTTTAATGTAATGTGTTCTTCTGCATGACACAACATCAACATTACTATCTGGGATGGCTTAAGGAAAGGGTATGTCCTCTGGTAGAGTGTTTTTACAATATAGTGGAAAATGATACTATGTATTGACTGAGAACTACAGTTTTATTGATGATAACTTTAATTTCTCGGAAGATTTTTGCTCTGTGTTTTGATAATGTTGCAAGGAAGTGAAGGTCATGCCTATGGTCTATTCTTTACACACTGACACATTTTGCACTATCTTTACtaatttaacattttccatggaattcatttgcaggcatTAATATTAGGATCTATGACTCATGTGCCCATGTAATACTCTTACCTTGAACTTGAGCATTTTTTGGCAATTCTTGCATTTGTGTCTTTTTATGAGACTGATATGCTACCTGCTGTGCTAGAATGGGGATGGATATCTGCACCCTTTGAACATACTTGCAGAAAAGTGAATATGTCATAGTTGTCCAGTTAATGAGTTTCCAGGAACAGCACCTTCTTGTGACCAGCACCTGGTTCCTACGGTAGGCTATAGCTCTCCCTCCATGCACCCAGCTCCTCTAGTAGAGTAGAGCTCACCCTCTATGGTCACCTCTTTCGTGTCATCTACTCACCACTGTCCCGGCCAGAGCAACTATCTGCCCGTGTGCATGCAGCACAGATTCATTTGCCTATTTTTCTAGTTCAAATAAGTGGACTCATACAGAAGTTTGTTATCTTGTTCTCTGTTGTTCAAGTTTATAGATCTTATAACTGCAGTTGCATAGGGAATTCATTATCAATGAGAATAATACCCATTATAGATGCATAACACTATTATCTTTTCTTCTGAGGGTAGGCATTTGAGAAGTTTGTATCTGGGGGTCATTACTAATAGTGCTGATCTAAACATATAGTGCATGCCTTTGGTGAATACAACAAGCATTTATTATGTACAAAAATGAGTTGTATGGCATTAATGGATTCAGCATCAGAATATGTTGCTAAGTATCTTTCTAAAGTCCAGTACCCTTGCTCCTTCAGTAGTGAACAGGAGTGCAATAG containing:
- the LOC101615110 gene encoding olfactory receptor 51B2-like, translated to MWPNGSAAPFLLTGFPGLEASHHWVSIPFFVIYVSVLLGNGTLLYLIKDDHHLHGPMYYFLAMLAGTDLTVTLTTMPTVMGVLWVNHREIRPGACFIQAYIIHSLSIVESGVLLAMSYDRFIAICAPLRYNSVLTNSRVIKIGLGVALRGFLSLIPPIVPLFWFPYCRSHVLSHAFCLHQDVMKLACADITLNRLYPVVLVALTFFLDALIIVFSYVLILKTVMGIASGEERAKALNTCASHISCVLVFYITVIGLTFIHRFGKHSPHGVHITMSYVYFLFPPLMNPIIYSIKTKQIQRSIIRLFSVYSVA